One Malania oleifera isolate guangnan ecotype guangnan chromosome 10, ASM2987363v1, whole genome shotgun sequence genomic region harbors:
- the LOC131165471 gene encoding uncharacterized protein LOC131165471, giving the protein MPTLNLYTNVPVDAVVASDILKDASKAVAKIIGKPESYVMILLNEAVPIAFAGTEEPAAYGELISIGGLGPNVNGKLSSTVGDILQTKLSVDSSRFYIKFYDVQRSFFGFNGSTF; this is encoded by the exons ATGCCCACTTTGAATCTTTACACCAACGTCCCGGTAGACGCTGTGGTGGCCTCCGACATTCTCAAAGATGCCTCCAAAGCTGTTGCCAAGATTATTGGTAAACCAGAATCT TACGTGATGATTTTGCTGAATGAGGCAGTGCCTATAGCATTTGCTGGCACTGAAGAGCCAGCTGCATATGGAGAATTGATCTCCATTGGGGGCCTTGGACCAAATGTTAATGGGAAATTAAGTTCAACAGTTGGAGATATTCTTCAAACAAAGCTTTCTGTAGATAGCTCCcgattttatataaaattttatgatGTTCAG